A region from the Triticum urartu cultivar G1812 chromosome 1, Tu2.1, whole genome shotgun sequence genome encodes:
- the LOC125510014 gene encoding pectinesterase 31 encodes MAQPHRRVLRVAPPGSAGGGGDGEAFPTVQAAVDAVPLGNRERTVIRLAPGVYREPVYVPKTKNFITLAGASAEATVISWDNTATRIKHAQTSRVIGTGTFGCGTVIVEGEDFIAENITFQNSAPQGSGQAVAVRVTADKCAFYGCRFLGWQDTLYLHYGKQYLRDCYIEGNCDFIFGNSIALLEHCHIHCKSAGFITAHSRKSSSESTGYVFLRCIITGNGEAGYIFLGRPWGPFGRVVFAHTFMDRCVKATGWHNWDKSENERTACFYEYRCSGPGSRSSSRVSWCRELLDLEAEQFLTHSFVDPDLDRPWLLQMMAIKIPASA; translated from the exons atggCGCAGCCGCACAGGCGCGTGCTCCGCGTGGCTCCGCCGGGCTCCGCAGGAGGGGGCGGGGACGGGGAGGCGTTCCCCACGGTGCAGGCCGCGGTGGACGCCGTGCCGCTGGGCAACAGGGAGCGTACCGTCATCCGCCTCGCCCCGGGGGTGTACCGGGAGCCCGTCTACGTCCCCAAGACCAAGAACTTCATCACCCTCGCCGGCGCGTCCGCCGAGGCCACCGTCATCTCCTGGGACAACACCGCCACCCGCATCAAGCACGCCCAG ACATCCAGGGTCATTGGGACAGGAACATTTGGCTGTGGAACGGTTATCGTCGAGGGAGAGGATTTCATTGCAGAGAATATCACGTTTCAGAACTCAGCTCCTCAG GGATCCGGGCAAGCAGTCGCAGTCCGGGTAACAGCAGATAAGTGTGCCTTCTATGGTTGCCGGTTCCTTGGTTGGCAG GATACATTATATTTACATTATGGAAAACAATACTTGAGAGACTGTTACATTGAGGGTAACTGTGACTTCATCTTTGGTAACTCTATTGCCCTTCTGGAACATTGCCATATACATTGCAAATCAGCGGGATTTATTACTGCCCATAGTCGGAAATCCTCTTCAGAGTCGACTGGCTACGTGTTCCTAAG GTGTATTATTACAGGAAACGGAGAAGCTGGATATATATTCCTGGGTCGGCCATGGGGGCCCTTTGGGAGGGTTGTCTTTGCGCACACTTTTATGGATCGCTGTGTTAAGGCCACTGGGTGGCATAATTGGGACAAATCTGAGAATGAAAGAACCGCTTGCTTCTATGAGTACAG GTGCTCAGGGCCCGGTTCCCGGTCATCAAGCAGGGTGTCTTGGTGTAGAGAATTGCTTGACCTTGAAGCAGAACAGTTCCTTACACACTCCTTCGTTGATCCAGACCTTGATAGACCATGGCTTCTCCAGATGATGGCGATAAAGATACCAGCTTCAGCGTAG